In Pantoea cypripedii, the DNA window CCGCAGGCGTCGCCAGCGGGCTCTGTGCCGCCCGCACCCGCAGAACCCGTGCCCGGCGCACAGCAAGCTGCACGCCGTGCACGGGTTGCCGGTCAGAGGCTGGCGGGTAATATGAAGGGGTGCAGACGGCGACGGTCACGGCGGGGCGGTAGCGCGCGGGGCTAAAATGCGCGTCGGGTCATCGTGTTAATGGGCAGCTGAAAGCGGGAAAAGCTGGCTGAGAAAAAGCAATGACATCAGCAGGTTAACTGCATTAAAAAGTACGATGGCACCGGAATCGTCCCTATGACCCGATAGGGCTGGCGGGGGGGATTAACTTATATTCTTACGTCAGAAATCCGCAGACTTGGATAGACCCACTTGGACTAACTTCTGAAAGTATTTTCATTCACTATACGAATAAAACTGGCTTGGATGGGATAATGAAAACTGGAGTTCTCAATGCGAACTCGAGTGGTAAGGTTTATATTACTGATCTATTAATGTCACCTAATGATGTGATGAGGGATGTTTTAATCAATAATCCAATGCATACAGGTCGGGGTGATTATGCAGTTATTTTCAAAGTCGATGCTGTTCAAAGAAGTAATGTTAGCATCTCCTCACGGCTGGAGTTTGTTCACGAAGGAAATCTAAGACTGAAGGATGTTGTTTATTCGGGTAAAAATCCTTATTCTATGATTTCAAATTTGGATTATGAAACTCGACTAAAATTAACAGATAATCAGGTGGCTTCAAGAGGGTGTAAGTAATGAGAAGTGATGAGAGTGTGGTCCTCTCTAGAGAGGAGGTTAATGCTTTGATTAAGGCAATACTCTATTTGAAGTTTACAAGTCTAGATTCGGGTTCGTTGTTGTATGCGGGGAGCCCCTTAATAAACTCCGTTCTTGATAAGTTTTTGGCAATGTATGACTACAAATCTGACTGGGAGAAGGTTTTTGAAAGCCTACCAGAAATCAATAAGAAAGTAGTGATCAATAAAATCGAAGATTCTGAAAAGGAAAATGGCCATCCTTTAGATGAAGAAATAAAAGAGTTAGTCATTAACTATTGCCTTCACCCATATAAAATTTAAAAAATGTCAGAGGGGTGATATTTCTTCCGACTTTAATATTTAATTTAAATCATGGCAAACCCGTGAGTTCGACAGCCTGGGCCGACGCACCTGGCAGCAGAGCACGCTGGCGGGTATCCACGACACGCTGCGCGGCCAGGTGGATTACGGCTATGACGCTGAAGGCCGCCTGCTGAAGCATTATGAAGCGCGGCAGGGCCACGCCAGCCGCGGGTTCCGCTACGATGCCGCCGACAACCTGGTGGATGAGGAGCAGGGTTCCGTGGCGGTGAGGGATAACCGTCTGCGGCAGTGGCAGCAGCTGTTTATGAAGTACGACGCGTGGGGCAACCTTATCCGCCGCCGCAGCGGTCAGTATGAACAGCATTTTACCTGGGACGCGGAAAACCGGCTGATAACCGCCAGCGGCAGCGGCCCGCAGGGCCGGTTTACCGCGCACTATCATTACGATGTGCTGGGACGACGCACGCGCAAGGTGGTGAACAGCGGACAGGGTGAGCAGGAAACCCGTTTTCTGTGGCAGGGATATCGTCTGTTGCAGGAGCAGCAGGCAAACGGCAGCCGCCAGACCTATGTTTATGACCCGGCGGAAACCTGGACCCCGCTGGCGCGTATCGACCATCAGCAGGATGCCGCTCAGGGGGAAATATTCTGGTTCAGCACCGACCTGAACGGCGCGCCGCTGGAGGTGACGGATGCAGAGGGCGCGGTACGCTGGAGCGGGCAGTACGGCAGCTTTGGCGAGGTCAGCAGGCAGACGGAAGGCTTTTATCGCCTGTCCGGGCTGACGTCGCTGCACCATCAGCCGCTGCGCTACGCCGGACAGTACGCCGACCGGGAAACCGGACTGCACTATAATCTGTTCAGGTATTATGACCCGCAGGTGGGATGGTTTACGGTCCAGGACCCGGCAGGGTTAGCGGGGGGCTGGAATCTTTATCAGTATGCGCCGAATCCACTTGGTTGGATTGATCCTTTCGGATTGAGTTTTATAGATATAATAGGCGATGCAGCTCAAAAAACTGGAAGGAAATATCAAGGGGCCGAGATTTACAAGGTATCCTCCAAAGTTAAAGTCGGTGATGTTACCTTTAAGAATGGAGATTATTTCTATATAGATAATCTACATAAAGATCATTATGAGACATTTTCTTCACTGGATAAATCTAAAGGGGTGTTTAATTTAGATGGTTCTTACAATGAGAGGAAGTCTGCTAAAGCAACTAAGAGAAAGGGACCGGGGTGTTAGATGAATAATGTTCTTAAAGAAGAAGTACTAAAAAACAGGGATGACCTTATTGAGGGGACATTTTGTTACTCATTATTTGAGGACTCATTGTTCGAATGTTCTTTATTAGAAGAGTTAATTGATAATTGTATACTATTAACAAAGGAAAATGGGAGTGATAGCGAATTAAAAGATTTTTTATCGTGGATGGTTAATTGTATTGATCAATGTTTTTCATCACACAAAGATGAAAGTGATCTTTACACTATCAGAAACTACTCACCAGAATTGGAAAGGCAATGGACAAATGTATGGAGACCAAAAATTAGTGAGATGAATAACTAGCTATTTTTTAGACGTGTGATACATCCGACCGGTGTTGTAATTTAAGGAAATCACCACCGCCAGACCTACGTTTATGACCCAACGGAGACCTGGAGCCCGCTGGCGCGTATCGACCATCAGCAGGATGCCACACAGGGGGAGATATTCTGGTTCAGCACCGACCTGAACGGTGCGCCGCTGGAGGTGACGGACGCAGAGGGCGCGGTACGCTGGAGCGGGCAGTACGGCAGCTTTGGTGAGGTCAGCAGGCAGACGGAAGGCTTTTACCGCCTGTCCGGACTGGCGTCGCTGCACCATCAGCCGCTGCGCTACGCCGGACAGTACGCCGACCGGGAAACCGGACTGCACTATAATCTGTTCAGGTATTATGACCCGCAGGTGGGACGGTTTACGGTCCAGGACCCGATAGGGCTGGCGGGGGGAGAAAACCTTTACGCTTATGCACCAAACCCTCTGACGTGGATCGACCCGCTGGGGCTAAGTAAATGTACGGGCAGCAACCGGTCAGATCCATATAAAGGTGTAAAAGATGCGTCGGCTTATTTAAAGAAAGTCGGCACTCCGAGAAAATTCAGGAAGCAAACGTTAGAGTCATTCGAAATAGATTCAATCAGAGTTCGCAAAGCGACTAATTCAGAATACGGGTTAAGATATTATGATGGTGTCGATGCTAAGGCGAGAGGTAGATATATTTTTGAAACCTTCCCTGCTACCCGAGAAAGCCTGGCAGTGAAAACAGAATGGAATCAGATGACTAATGTGTCTCAGTTTAAAATTAAGCCGGGCTCTGTCATTCTTGAAGGAAGGGCATCTTCTCAGGGAGTTGGTTTGCCCGGTGGGCAAATACAAAAATACATAACTGATCTCAATAACTTATTAGATTTATGAAAATGACAAAAGTAAATAAGGCAGTTGTAAAGATACAAAAAGCTATAGATGAGCTTGAGAAAGCTATTATCACTAAAGATATGAAGGTATTATCTGTAAGTTCCGTATCTCAACTCTCCAAATTTAAGGAAACTTTTTCTATTATATTAACGATAATTAAATCGGATAATATTCCTCCTAAGAATGAAAGAGTCATAGGTATATCAAGGATTATAGTTGATCAATGGCCTTTTGATCTTGAGTTGGGAAGTATACTTATCGATGCAGAACAAGCTTATAAAGAAATATAGTTAATAAAGCCGGAAGCGATCTTAACGATCCTCCCGGCTTTTTATCTTCAGCCGCCTGCCGTCAGGGTAAGACAGCCCGCCTCCACCCGGAGGGTAACCGCCTGACCGGTCTCAAACCCCGCCTCGGCCAGCCACCTGCCCGCGATGCTGAGGTGCGGGGCAAAAGTGTGCGTCGGGGTGTGCGTGTTAACGGGCAGCTGAAGGCGGGAAAGGCTGGCTGTGAAAAAGAAATTATATCAGCAGGTTAACTGCGATAAAAAGTATGACGGCACCGGAATCGTCCCTTTGACCCGATAGGGTTAAGAGGGGGAGAAAACCTTTACGCTTATGCACCAAACCCGTACAGTTGGATCGATCCGTTAGGGTTAAGAAATTGCAAACCAGGAATCAAAGAATTAGATCCCAGGGATATACGCTTTAGCCAAAGCTCAGTTAATGGTGCAGCGGATTTGACTCATAGTATGAAAACTAAAGGGTGGGCGGGAGATCCTGTTGATGTTGTCAGAATGAGTGACGGAAAATTAACTACCATCGACAACACGCGTATTTTAGCTGCATCGAGAGCAGGTATAAAAGTACAGGCGAGAATACATGAAGGTTCCGCTCCATCGCCGACAGAATTTATTGAGTGATTTACTACTAAAAAAGGCGTTCCTTCAACATGGGATGAAGCAATACGCTTAAGAATAGGAAAACAAGTCTCAGGGTATAAAAACGGATATCCAAATAGTTCAGACATTATAGGGTCATTAGATTAGTATGGAACAGTTATTATCTAAAAAAGAATTGCCTGAATGGTTTTTCTATCCTGCTGAATTTATTAGAATAGTTGGGCAGGGGTTACTTGACTTTGATCCCTGGATTATCATGGAAAAAGACAGGCTTAGAACTCGTTACGATGGGCTTAAGAAGCGGTACCCTTCGCGAGAGTTAATTCCTTTTGCCCGAAGGGAGGATAATGATGATGTTGCCTGTTGGGAAAAAGATAAAGATGGTCGGGTTATTATTATTCATGACTTCGCAAGTGAAGGTTATGAAAATGTTCGGGAGTTCGAGTCTTTTTGGGACTGGCTGCGAAGCGCTCTTGAAGCAACAATAGAATATGATGGCGACTAACAAATAATAAAAAGCCGGAAAAGATCTCCGAGATCCTTCCGGCTTTTTATCTTCAGCCGCCCGCCGTCAGGGTAAGACAGCCCGCCTCCACCCGGAGGGTAACCGCCTGACCGGTCTCAAACCCCGCCTCGGCCAGCCACCTGCCCGCGATGCTGAGCTGCGGGGCGAAAGTGCGCGTCGGGGTGTGCGTGTTAACGGACAGCTGAAAACGGGAAAAACTGGCTGTAAAAAAGCAATGACATCAGCAGGTTAGCTGCGCTAAAAAGTATGACGGCACCGGAATCTTCCCTATGACCCGATAGGGCTGGCGGGAGGAGCAAACCTCTACGCTTATGCACCGAATCCGTTCAGCTGGATCGATCCGTCAGGTCTTAGCCGATGCAAACCTTCATCGCCTGGTTCAATGCAAAAAGAAGTTGAGCGAGGGCAGGCTCCGAGGGAAATACAGCGTGTTGACAGGGGGCATATACCCGGCCAGGAAGCTCACGTTCATTATTCAGATGGAACATCCTCTAATATGAGCGGTGGTATTCACGATGCTCATCGTGGTATACCGAATCCAACTAAAAAAGCTCGTATATGGCTTAGTAGTCATGGATGGACGCCACCAGATTAAACACGAGGCACTATGAAAATTTATGGATATGAAAATGAAGACAGTGACTTAGTCAGTCTTCAGGAAATGTCATTACAGGTAAGTGTCGATGAATTAAAGGAATTATCAAGGTTCATCACGCATACAATTAACCTGATGGAGGAGCATGGTGATAAATTTGGAGATGAACATTTTTCAGACTTTATAAAATCTACAAAACATCCAGATATTATTATTACCAGATGAAAAAATAAGCCGGAAGAGATCTGAATGATCCTTGCGGCTTGTTTACTTCAGCCGCCTGTCGTCAGTATCAGGCTCCTGTCTCCATGAAGAGATCCCCCCCACCACACCCCAAACTGGCGAGTTATCGTTATTTATTGGCCTTACGCATAAACATAGCCATTTGTGGTTTTTTTATAATCCTCCTGACTGACCGGATTCAGGCCCGGTTTTGCCTGACAGCATCGGGAGGAAGTATGGATATTAACGTGACCTTCATGCATCAGTTGCTGATCTGGATTGAAGCGAACATCGACCAAAAACTGATTCTGGAGACCGTTGCCCAACGGGCGGGGTATTCGCAGTGGCACCTGCAACGTCTGTTTCGCCGTTACACCGGTCTGGCGCTGGGTGCCTATATTCGTGAGAGGAAGTTAACCGCATCGGTGATTGAGCTGCTTAGTGGCAACACACCGTTGATGCACATTGCTTTGCAGTTCGGTTTTGATTCGCAGCAAACCT includes these proteins:
- a CDS encoding SymE family type I addiction module toxin, with amino-acid sequence MPVNTHTPTHTFAPHLSIAGRWLAEAGFETGQAVTLRVEAGCLTLTAGG
- a CDS encoding SymE family type I addiction module toxin, which produces MSVNTHTPTRTFAPQLSIAGRWLAEAGFETGQAVTLRVEAGCLTLTAGG
- a CDS encoding helix-turn-helix domain-containing protein, translated to MDINVTFMHQLLIWIEANIDQKLILETVAQRAGYSQWHLQRLFRRYTGLALGAYIRERKLTASVIELLSGNTPLMHIALQFGFDSQQTYCRTFRRMFNLPPGAFRRKYQHSLPPLDGPASLLMLHPHGQQA